A section of the Pseudomonas lini genome encodes:
- the gloA gene encoding lactoylglutathione lyase: MSLHELNTFPGVTAQPDTATQKFVFNHTMLRVKDITRSLDFYTRVLGFSLVEKRDFPEAEFSLYFLALVDKNQIPADAAARTEWMKSIPGILELTHNHGTENDADFAYHNGNTDPRGFGHICISVPDIRAACERFEALGCDFQKRLNDGRMKSLAFIKDPDGYWVEIIQPAPM, translated from the coding sequence ATGAGCCTGCATGAACTCAATACATTTCCCGGCGTGACCGCCCAGCCCGACACCGCTACCCAGAAGTTCGTCTTCAACCACACCATGTTGCGAGTCAAGGACATCACCCGGTCGCTGGATTTCTACACCCGTGTCCTGGGTTTTTCGCTGGTGGAAAAACGCGACTTCCCGGAAGCCGAATTCAGCCTGTATTTCCTGGCGCTAGTCGATAAAAACCAGATCCCGGCCGATGCCGCAGCGCGCACCGAGTGGATGAAATCGATCCCCGGCATTCTCGAACTGACTCACAACCACGGCACCGAGAACGACGCGGATTTCGCCTATCACAATGGCAACACCGACCCACGCGGCTTCGGCCATATCTGCATTTCGGTGCCGGACATTCGTGCGGCATGCGAACGCTTTGAAGCGCTGGGCTGCGATTTCCAGAAACGCCTGAACGACGGTCGCATGAAGAGCCTGGCCTTCATCAAGGACCCGGATGGTTACTGGGTCGAAATCATTCAGCCTGCCCCGATGTAA
- a CDS encoding DUF4946 domain-containing protein, with translation MTRFCQSMFVLLCLLSGVTPAYAESPVMTWPNGWTVEVVPQDEAKPQVSRQRAVKNDQDGTPVMVMELTMTQVESGHQVNLEGVLLEMRKSVQKDFFQSGYQSVCTKIHPTTLSRLSALETTCTITQNGRHVLSQTLVAAVDADKAYVLSYAGQAEVYKASQDDIAAARNSLKL, from the coding sequence ATGACCCGATTCTGTCAATCGATGTTCGTCCTGCTGTGTCTGCTTTCAGGTGTTACCCCCGCTTATGCAGAGTCTCCGGTCATGACCTGGCCAAACGGATGGACCGTCGAGGTCGTTCCACAAGACGAGGCTAAACCGCAGGTGTCCCGGCAGCGCGCGGTAAAAAACGATCAGGACGGTACACCGGTGATGGTGATGGAATTGACCATGACCCAGGTAGAAAGTGGTCATCAGGTGAATTTGGAAGGTGTGTTGCTGGAAATGCGCAAGTCGGTGCAAAAGGACTTTTTTCAGAGTGGGTATCAGAGCGTTTGCACTAAAATTCACCCGACTACCTTGAGCCGGCTATCGGCGCTGGAAACTACCTGCACGATTACGCAGAATGGTCGACATGTGCTGTCTCAAACATTGGTCGCAGCGGTAGACGCCGATAAGGCCTATGTTCTTTCCTATGCGGGGCAGGCAGAGGTTTATAAGGCAAGTCAGGACGACATAGCGGCGGCTCGAAACAGCTTGAAACTTTAG
- a CDS encoding histone-like nucleoid-structuring protein, MvaT/MvaU family — translation MSRLAEFRAAEKALQEQLKQLESLKNDAGLKKEIEFEEKLQGLMKTYGKSLRDIIAILDPNPAKSGLQQATAPKTRRARVVKVYQNPHTGELIETKGGNHRGLKAWKEQYGAATVDSWLRA, via the coding sequence TTGTCCAGACTCGCTGAATTCCGTGCAGCTGAAAAGGCCCTTCAAGAACAGCTCAAGCAGTTGGAATCGCTGAAGAACGATGCCGGGCTCAAGAAAGAAATCGAATTCGAAGAAAAGCTCCAGGGGCTGATGAAAACCTACGGCAAGAGCTTGCGCGACATCATCGCCATCCTCGATCCGAACCCGGCAAAATCCGGCCTGCAGCAGGCAACAGCGCCTAAAACCCGCCGCGCTCGCGTGGTCAAGGTCTATCAGAACCCGCACACCGGGGAACTGATTGAAACCAAGGGCGGCAACCACCGCGGCCTGAAAGCCTGGAAGGAACAATACGGCGCCGCTACCGTTGATTCCTGGCTGCGAGCCTAA
- a CDS encoding EAL domain-containing protein produces the protein MPLNVKSRRKRGTRIAVTVLSGLLPVLLGFAILYLQAERTLKQSTELTGEEAIRQFELMLDNTAQAAQELVPLAGQNCNDVKLALREQVTRRPFVRSTNLVWDNNLYCSSLFGEYQEKIIPGDYTQGQLWLMNGNPVTPNTALLVYRLSEGNQGALSTLDGYHLSNVLRLIGRQTLLLLQVGPHWLSADGKVHDNALPVLPVAQNTLASARYAFTVVAGFPEGETWRYMRSEYPPLFSLLMFFGVVSGSIGHVLQKRSTSPSREMQRALEAAEFIPYFQPVVHGDNKQWSGTEVLMRWQHPKEGLVRPDLFIPFAEHSGLIVPMTRSLMKQTAALLAPLSASFEGPFHIGINITASHCRDLELVEDCREFLGAFAPGSINLVLELTERELIEPTAITLQLFEQLHGLGVMIAIDDFGTGHSSLGYLRQFNVDFLKIDQSFVAMIGVDALSRHILDSIIELSAKLDLGIVAEGVETAEQSDYLTAHGVNFLQGYLFGRPMPGAEFIRALSDH, from the coding sequence ATGCCACTGAACGTCAAAAGCCGCCGCAAGCGTGGCACCCGAATCGCCGTGACTGTTCTGAGCGGGCTGCTTCCGGTGTTGCTGGGGTTCGCCATTCTCTATCTGCAAGCTGAACGCACCCTCAAGCAAAGTACTGAACTGACTGGCGAAGAAGCCATTCGCCAATTCGAATTGATGCTCGACAACACCGCCCAAGCGGCGCAGGAGCTAGTGCCGCTGGCCGGCCAAAACTGCAACGACGTCAAACTGGCCCTGCGTGAACAAGTTACCCGCCGGCCGTTCGTGCGCTCGACCAATCTTGTGTGGGACAACAACCTCTATTGCAGTTCGCTGTTCGGTGAATACCAGGAAAAGATCATTCCCGGCGACTACACCCAAGGCCAGCTATGGCTTATGAACGGCAATCCGGTCACACCCAATACTGCATTGTTGGTGTATCGGCTTAGCGAAGGAAACCAGGGCGCATTGTCCACCCTGGACGGTTATCACCTGAGTAACGTGCTGCGCCTGATTGGTCGCCAAACATTATTGTTGCTGCAAGTCGGCCCTCACTGGTTGTCCGCCGATGGCAAAGTCCACGACAACGCCCTGCCCGTCTTGCCGGTGGCGCAAAACACCTTGGCGTCTGCGCGATATGCCTTCACGGTGGTCGCCGGCTTCCCCGAGGGAGAGACTTGGCGTTACATGCGCAGTGAGTACCCGCCGCTGTTCAGTCTGTTGATGTTCTTCGGTGTGGTATCGGGCTCGATCGGGCATGTCCTGCAGAAGCGCTCGACGTCGCCTAGTCGTGAAATGCAGCGGGCACTGGAGGCAGCAGAGTTCATTCCTTACTTTCAGCCCGTGGTGCATGGCGACAATAAGCAGTGGTCCGGCACCGAAGTATTGATGCGTTGGCAACATCCCAAGGAAGGCCTGGTGCGCCCTGATCTGTTCATCCCGTTTGCCGAACATTCCGGGCTGATCGTGCCGATGACTCGCTCCTTGATGAAACAGACCGCCGCATTGCTGGCACCCTTGTCGGCGTCGTTCGAGGGGCCATTTCACATTGGCATCAACATCACCGCCAGTCACTGCCGGGATCTGGAACTGGTCGAAGACTGCCGCGAATTTCTCGGCGCTTTCGCCCCGGGCAGCATCAACCTGGTACTGGAACTGACCGAACGCGAACTCATCGAGCCAACAGCCATCACCCTGCAATTGTTCGAGCAGCTTCACGGGTTGGGCGTGATGATTGCGATCGATGACTTCGGCACTGGCCACTCAAGCCTGGGTTATTTACGTCAGTTCAATGTGGATTTCCTGAAGATCGATCAGAGCTTTGTCGCCATGATCGGTGTCGACGCCCTCTCCCGGCACATTCTGGACAGCATCATTGAGCTCTCGGCCAAACTCGATCTGGGTATCGTCGCCGAAGGCGTGGAAACGGCGGAACAAAGTGACTATCTGACAGCCCACGGCGTGAACTTTCTACAAGGTTATCTGTTTGGCCGACCGATGCCCGGCGCAGAATTCATTAGAGCATTAAGTGATCATTAA